gttgaattCTCAAACAAATTAATATTGTGAGAATCTCGTTAAAAAAGTCATGATAATAAGTCTTTTCTTCTCTattttttgttccttccaaaaTGGGCCTTGAGTATTTAATATACTCATAAAAGATCAAGAAAGAAATTAAGAGGGcatgtacacacacacacacacacacagagacaCAAACAAGATGCAATGACGATTCTGACCTTTCACAAAAAGCGGTAGCTGGAATCCTCGCCGTTCGGAAACCATCCCTGTGGAAGTAGAAAACCAGCTCCAGTCGCCAGCCCAGCAGAAGGGGGGTTGCAGAATCTGGAACAGGACTGGACATAAATCGTGACGGTGCTTGTTTTGTGAGGTAGGGGGCATGGAGTGGGAGGCAGACCAGAAAGAATTGAAAGAAGCCGGAGCGGAGTTGCTGCCGGACGGGCGGGTTGGACTTCGGATACATGGATGGGAGATCGAGTCTTCCAAAGCTTCCATCCTCAAATCCCTCCAGCGCCAAGAGTAACTACCTCTCTCTATCTCTTCTTCCCCTTCCCCCAACAAAAAATCAGATGCctcacccccccccccccccccccaaaagtATTACAACTATTTTGTAAGTATCTGATTGCATTTCCTGTTTTTGGACGAATTTAGACAAACTATCATGTTAGTTCATACTAATTGATGGTCTCCTGCGATGCTGTTGTCAGGCTCTTTTCTACAagtatttgatgaaatttcctGTTCTGTATTAGTTGCTGATCTTTGCCTTATTCTTATGTAGGTGGGAAGAAAAGCTAGGGACATGCCACTTGCCTGAGATGATTTTCGGACATAGCTCCTTGGTTCTTAAACATTTGGAAAGTGGATTGAGAATCCATTTTAATGCATTTGATGCTCTATTAGGCTGGAAGCAGGAAGCTTTGCCTCCTGTTGAAGTTCCAGCGGCTGCAAAATGGAAATTCAGAAGGTACTTACTCAACTATTCATTCTCTAGTGCTACACTGGCTTTTGAGTTGGTTAGAAAACAAGATGCGATGGTGTTAAATGCAAAATGAGAAAAACGAAAACTTGATTGAAGGCGGACGTTTCCTGTTTCAATTTGTTTTTCTCATCCTTACTTTTGGAGCTACCATAGTAAGCAGAGATGTGGGCACTTAAAGTTTGCCTCAGGACTCAGCTAGCCATTAGTATCAATTGGATAACTTTGGGCTACAGAACTGGAGTTTAGCTTTTTATCTGGATTAAAGAGTTGCCCATAAAACCATAGTCTCAAATTTAGAACCTGGATTCTGGTAGATTTGTTCTGCATCAAAGATACAGTAAATGTCTTAGGGTGAACGAAATCTCAGACTGTGATCACCTGGATTCTAAGCTGCCATAATTTGCTTGCTTTGACAGCATTTCATTATTTACTTCATATGTGTATCCGTAGAATTTTTGGGTTTTTGCATTGCAAGTATGACCTCCTTTACATATTGTTCAATCCTTTCAActtttattcttcttctttttttgtcttgCAGCAAACCTTCTCAGCAAGTAATTCTAGATTATGATTACACCTTCACAACACCATATTCTGGTAGTGAAACTATTGAAACGAATTCTGAGGTGTGTTTTATCTACTTTATCATCTCTAAGTTAAAATTTATGATCGTTTTACATCGGGTTTCTAGCAAATAAATCTTTAAGGATTGGTTCTTTGCAATGTTATAATGTTCCTCTTGCAAATATTTTTGCTTATTGTGATATCTATGATCCATAGTAATTGATTTTTAAGGTAATGGATACCTCATAGCTGAAGTTTCTTTGATTCCTCCATTGGAGATGTTTTCTTGGATTGCTCCATTTGCCTAAACTGAAGGAGATTGcttccatttttttcaattgctaTATATTGTTACATTGATAAGATATCTGCTCTTATTGACTAATCAGCAAAGAGGAGCGTCAGAGGGAAGCAATGGCAATCTATGTTGGGAAGACTGTGAGGAGCAACTTGATTTGGTTGCATTGGCATCCAAAGAGCCAATTCTATTCTATGATGAAGTAAGTGActgaatattttatttcttgaCTCTGCCATCCCATGGTGTTTTTGTGGCTCCTTGATTAAGTTGTTTCGAACAACAGGTCATTTTATATGAAGATGAATTAGCTGATAATGGAGTGTCGCTTTTGACAGTAAAAGTGGTAAAACTTGAACCTGTGCCTTTTACTAGCTAGCTTGAACGTGATCAACTTCCTTTACACTctttgaattgtgattttgcAGAGAGTCATGCCTAGTAGTTGGTTTCTTCTCTTACGTTtctgggtgagtgatctttgtAAAGCAATGAACTTTCC
This sequence is a window from Coffea eugenioides isolate CCC68of unplaced genomic scaffold, Ceug_1.0 ScVebR1_2027;HRSCAF=2980, whole genome shotgun sequence. Protein-coding genes within it:
- the LOC113756165 gene encoding TIP41-like protein; this translates as MEWEADQKELKEAGAELLPDGRVGLRIHGWEIESSKASILKSLQRQEWEEKLGTCHLPEMIFGHSSLVLKHLESGLRIHFNAFDALLGWKQEALPPVEVPAAAKWKFRSKPSQQVILDYDYTFTTPYSGSETIETNSEQRGASEGSNGNLCWEDCEEQLDLVALASKEPILFYDEVILYEDELADNGVSLLTVKVRVMPSSWFLLLRFWLRVDGVLMRLRDTRIHCMFGESMKPNVLRESCWREATFNSLSSGANSSVQLPEISIVDILKLLVRLSFLFFLVPSSCSFLFCSGKLGVLFVSQRDDFINNWFGKLIMKVKRVAYLYKKGKPSKIFVLSTHLKLSIFYIHSDM